Proteins from a single region of Pseudarthrobacter sp. NIBRBAC000502772:
- a CDS encoding TetR/AcrR family transcriptional regulator, whose protein sequence is MSLDGQLPPKMRLLRAAAELLAKSAGSAVSTRQITQLAGVTAPTLYHHFGDKEGLFDAVVAAGFEEYVAGERDFAPSGKPLEDIRRMWDNHVQFGLKQPELYLVMFGNIRPESRPAIVADAEALMEEMLNKAAAAGQLNVQPREAARSILAANVGVTLMLIAEPAAERNLELSTMTRDAMIFAVSAAQAEGAAPEDSGKSSVVVAAIALNAALQASHSDQLSSSELKLFLEWLHRISTSTSS, encoded by the coding sequence ATGAGTTTGGATGGCCAGCTTCCCCCCAAAATGCGTCTGTTGCGTGCAGCGGCCGAATTGCTGGCAAAGTCCGCGGGATCAGCCGTCTCCACCCGCCAGATCACGCAGCTGGCAGGGGTCACGGCGCCCACCCTGTACCACCACTTCGGTGACAAGGAAGGTCTTTTCGACGCCGTCGTCGCCGCAGGTTTTGAAGAGTATGTTGCGGGCGAGAGGGACTTCGCCCCGTCCGGAAAGCCGCTGGAGGACATCCGGCGGATGTGGGATAACCACGTCCAGTTCGGGCTCAAGCAGCCGGAACTGTACCTGGTGATGTTCGGCAATATCCGCCCCGAAAGCCGCCCCGCCATCGTTGCCGATGCCGAGGCGCTCATGGAGGAGATGCTGAACAAGGCAGCGGCAGCGGGCCAGCTGAACGTCCAGCCGCGCGAAGCAGCCAGGTCCATCCTGGCCGCCAACGTGGGTGTGACCCTGATGCTGATTGCGGAACCCGCCGCCGAACGGAACCTTGAACTGTCCACTATGACCCGGGACGCCATGATCTTTGCGGTGTCTGCGGCACAGGCCGAAGGGGCCGCGCCGGAAGACTCCGGCAAGTCCTCGGTAGTGGTGGCAGCGATTGCCCTGAATGCCGCACTTCAGGCTTCGCACTCAGACCAGCTTTCAAGCTCGGAACTCAAACTGTTCCTCGAATGGCTTCACCGAATCTCCACCAGCACTTCGTCGTAA
- the ptsP gene encoding phosphoenolpyruvate--protein phosphotransferase: protein MQTFPGVGVSPGRIIGTVRQMPKPISEPPAGEQLAGGTSAEEATAGLKAASQSVHDELKARAAHATGDGKAVLEATALMAKDTMLIKGAAKLIARGLSSERAIWESGSSVAEMLHNLGGYMAERATDVLDVRARIVAELRGVPAPGIPTSSTPFILVAEDLAPADTATLDPNKVLALVTAGGGPQSHTAIIARSLGLPAVVAAIGVDELPDGTEVYVDGAAGSITADPDASLRAAADAWAATASLLAEFSGTGTTADGHLVPLLANVGGGKDAEAAAKLGAQGVGLFRTEFCFLERDTEPSVEEQAAAYKSVFDAFPGKKVVLRTLDAGADKPLPFLTDSTEPNPALGVRGYRTDFTTPGVLDRQLEAIALAEKQSEADVWVMAPMISTAEEAARFASMCADAGIKTPGVMVEVPSAALTAEAILREVGFASLGTNDLTQYAMAADRQLGPLANLNTPWQPAVLRLVGLTVEGSRAEGHNKPVGVCGEAAADPALAVVLTGLGVNTLSMTARSLAAVAAVLKTVTLAEAQQLAKLALSAPSATEAKAWVREKLPVLEELGL from the coding sequence GTGCAGACCTTCCCAGGAGTTGGCGTCAGCCCCGGCCGCATCATCGGAACCGTCCGGCAGATGCCCAAACCGATCAGCGAACCCCCTGCAGGTGAGCAGCTGGCCGGCGGTACGTCCGCCGAAGAAGCCACGGCCGGGCTCAAGGCAGCCTCTCAGTCCGTCCACGACGAACTTAAGGCCCGGGCCGCGCACGCCACCGGAGATGGCAAGGCCGTCCTGGAGGCCACGGCGCTGATGGCCAAGGACACCATGCTGATCAAGGGCGCGGCCAAGCTCATTGCCCGCGGCCTCTCGAGCGAACGCGCCATCTGGGAATCCGGTTCCTCCGTCGCGGAGATGCTCCATAACCTTGGCGGCTACATGGCCGAACGCGCCACCGACGTCCTGGACGTCCGCGCCCGGATCGTGGCGGAACTCCGCGGCGTCCCTGCGCCCGGCATCCCTACCTCCAGCACGCCCTTCATCCTGGTTGCCGAGGACCTGGCACCGGCCGACACCGCAACCCTGGACCCGAACAAGGTCCTGGCACTCGTAACAGCCGGCGGCGGCCCACAGTCCCACACCGCCATCATTGCGCGTTCGCTTGGCCTGCCGGCCGTCGTGGCTGCTATAGGGGTGGACGAACTCCCTGACGGCACGGAAGTCTATGTTGACGGCGCCGCAGGCAGCATCACCGCCGATCCCGATGCCTCGCTGCGTGCCGCAGCGGATGCGTGGGCGGCCACGGCTTCCCTGCTGGCCGAGTTCAGTGGCACGGGCACGACGGCGGACGGCCACCTGGTGCCGCTCCTCGCCAACGTGGGCGGCGGCAAGGACGCCGAGGCGGCAGCCAAGCTGGGCGCCCAGGGCGTGGGCCTTTTCCGCACCGAATTCTGCTTCCTGGAACGCGATACCGAACCCTCCGTGGAAGAGCAGGCAGCCGCGTACAAGAGCGTGTTTGATGCGTTCCCGGGCAAAAAAGTGGTTCTGCGTACGCTCGACGCCGGCGCCGACAAGCCGCTTCCGTTCCTGACCGACTCCACGGAGCCCAACCCCGCCCTGGGCGTCCGCGGCTACCGCACGGACTTCACCACACCGGGCGTGCTGGACCGCCAGCTGGAAGCCATTGCCCTGGCCGAGAAGCAGTCCGAAGCGGACGTGTGGGTCATGGCCCCAATGATCTCGACGGCGGAAGAGGCGGCCCGCTTCGCCTCTATGTGCGCCGACGCCGGCATCAAGACGCCCGGCGTGATGGTTGAAGTCCCCTCCGCCGCACTCACCGCCGAGGCCATCCTGCGCGAGGTGGGCTTCGCGAGCCTGGGCACCAACGACCTCACCCAGTACGCCATGGCGGCCGACCGCCAGCTGGGCCCCCTGGCAAACCTCAACACCCCGTGGCAGCCTGCCGTGCTGCGCCTGGTGGGTTTGACCGTGGAAGGCTCCCGCGCGGAAGGCCACAACAAGCCCGTGGGCGTCTGCGGTGAGGCGGCCGCTGACCCGGCCCTCGCCGTCGTGCTTACAGGGCTGGGCGTCAACACGCTGTCCATGACCGCGCGGTCCCTGGCCGCCGTGGCCGCGGTGCTGAAGACCGTCACGCTGGCCGAGGCGCAGCAGTTGGCCAAGCTGGCCCTGTCCGCGCCCAGCGCCACCGAAGCCAAGGCCTGGGTGCGGGAAAAACTGCCCGTCCTCGAAGAACTCGGCCTCTGA
- a CDS encoding S8 family serine peptidase, translating to MQRFTKLVAPIGALALAIGLSTAAAPAALSASGQPAKTVMQANAQAGSQTYIVLYKANGVSRTSLAAVRAAGGTVVQAYPQIGVAIVKSDRGGFDAALRAADSSVQGAASTAGFAVAVEDDNSGAAVAAIAPGAPAPGDDNLAALQWDMDQIQAPAARAINGGSASVVVGDIDTGLDHTHPDLAPNVDFSRSVSCVGGVPNTDPAAWMDNNGHGTHTAGTIAAAKNGIGMVGVAPNVKIAGIKAGDDDGFFYPEAVVCAFMWAGSNGIQVTNNSYFADPWLFNCKNDPTQRAIWEAERRAIKFAQQNGTTVVASAGNQSDDLAHPTQDVTSPDNTTPFTRDITNACAVVPVEVPGVIGVSANGNKLIKSFYSSYGVGAVSVIAPGGDSILQQTAAATNGRVLSAWPSAAPCARPVVDSGATYCYLQGTSMAGPHVAGVAALVVSTGVSNPGTVASRINTTADTMDCPADMSVYAPFPATDNGAPQVCQGGAGYNGFNGHGQVNALRAVGG from the coding sequence ATGCAAAGATTCACCAAGCTTGTGGCGCCAATCGGGGCACTAGCCCTCGCCATTGGCCTTTCGACCGCCGCGGCTCCTGCGGCGTTGTCGGCCAGTGGGCAGCCTGCCAAAACCGTAATGCAGGCAAATGCCCAAGCCGGAAGCCAAACCTACATTGTCCTGTACAAGGCCAACGGCGTTTCCCGCACTTCGCTTGCGGCCGTGCGGGCCGCCGGGGGCACGGTGGTGCAGGCTTATCCGCAGATCGGTGTGGCGATCGTAAAGTCGGACCGCGGCGGCTTTGATGCGGCCCTGCGCGCGGCAGATTCTTCCGTTCAGGGGGCCGCTTCCACAGCAGGCTTCGCCGTGGCTGTCGAAGACGACAACTCCGGTGCGGCTGTGGCGGCCATAGCACCCGGCGCCCCGGCGCCCGGCGATGACAACCTGGCCGCACTCCAATGGGATATGGACCAGATCCAGGCCCCGGCCGCCCGGGCGATCAATGGCGGCAGCGCCTCGGTGGTGGTGGGCGACATCGACACCGGACTGGACCACACGCACCCGGACCTTGCCCCGAACGTTGATTTCTCCAGGAGCGTTTCCTGCGTTGGCGGCGTCCCGAACACGGATCCGGCGGCCTGGATGGACAACAACGGCCACGGCACGCACACGGCAGGAACCATCGCCGCCGCGAAGAACGGCATCGGCATGGTGGGCGTGGCGCCGAACGTGAAGATTGCCGGAATCAAGGCCGGCGATGACGACGGATTCTTCTACCCCGAAGCCGTGGTCTGCGCCTTCATGTGGGCAGGATCGAACGGTATCCAGGTCACCAACAACAGCTACTTTGCCGATCCCTGGCTCTTCAACTGCAAGAATGACCCCACCCAGCGGGCCATCTGGGAAGCCGAGCGCCGGGCCATCAAGTTTGCCCAGCAAAACGGCACCACAGTTGTCGCCTCGGCAGGCAACCAGTCAGACGACCTGGCTCATCCCACCCAGGATGTCACCAGCCCGGATAACACCACCCCGTTCACGCGCGACATCACCAACGCCTGCGCCGTGGTTCCGGTGGAAGTTCCCGGCGTGATCGGCGTGAGCGCCAACGGCAACAAGCTGATCAAGTCGTTCTACTCCAGCTACGGTGTGGGCGCCGTCAGCGTGATCGCGCCTGGCGGCGACTCGATCCTGCAGCAGACGGCGGCCGCCACTAACGGCCGCGTGCTGTCCGCGTGGCCGTCCGCTGCACCGTGCGCCCGTCCGGTGGTGGACTCGGGTGCCACGTACTGCTACCTGCAAGGCACATCGATGGCCGGACCTCACGTTGCCGGTGTCGCGGCGCTGGTGGTCAGCACCGGAGTCAGCAACCCGGGCACCGTGGCATCGCGGATCAACACCACCGCCGACACGATGGACTGCCCGGCTGACATGAGTGTGTACGCCCCGTTCCCTGCAACGGACAACGGTGCACCCCAGGTGTGCCAGGGCGGTGCCGGCTACAACGGGTTCAACGGCCACGGCCAGGTGAACGCCCTCCGCGCGGTCGGCGGCTGA
- the ald gene encoding alanine dehydrogenase: MIIGVPKEIKNNEFRVAITAAGVHEFRTHGHTVLVERGAGLGSGITDEEYAIAGAEIVAEADDVWGRADMVMKVKEPIKAEYHRFRKGMILFTYLHLAAEPELTQELINSGVTAIAYETVQEGRTLPLLAPMSEVAGRLSVQVGATSLMAPAGGKGVLLGGVPGVRPAKVVVLGAGVAGTNAAAMALGLGADVTILDININRLRELDAQYQGRLKTVASNKYEIEKSVVDADLVIGSVLIPGAKAPKLVSNELVARMKPGSVLVDIAVDQGGCFEDTHPTTHQEPTYKVHNTIFYCVANMPGAVPNTSTYALTNVTLRYAVALANLGVRAAFDRDPALAAGLNIAAGHVAHHSVSEAHNLPLVADWHELVSA, translated from the coding sequence ATGATCATCGGTGTCCCCAAAGAGATCAAGAACAACGAATTCCGCGTCGCCATCACCGCTGCTGGCGTTCACGAGTTCCGGACCCACGGCCACACGGTCCTGGTAGAGCGCGGCGCAGGCTTGGGCTCAGGGATCACGGATGAGGAATACGCGATCGCCGGCGCCGAAATCGTTGCCGAGGCCGACGACGTCTGGGGCCGGGCCGACATGGTCATGAAGGTCAAGGAACCCATCAAGGCCGAGTACCACCGCTTCCGCAAGGGCATGATCCTCTTCACGTACCTCCACCTCGCCGCAGAGCCGGAACTCACGCAGGAACTCATCAACTCCGGCGTCACCGCCATCGCCTACGAGACCGTGCAGGAAGGCCGCACGCTGCCGCTGCTGGCCCCCATGTCCGAGGTTGCCGGCCGGCTGTCCGTGCAGGTCGGCGCCACCTCCCTGATGGCACCCGCCGGCGGCAAAGGCGTCCTCCTGGGCGGCGTACCTGGTGTCCGCCCGGCGAAGGTGGTTGTCCTGGGCGCCGGCGTCGCCGGCACCAACGCCGCCGCCATGGCCCTGGGTCTGGGCGCCGACGTCACCATCCTGGACATCAACATCAACCGCCTCCGCGAGCTCGACGCCCAGTACCAGGGCAGGCTCAAGACGGTGGCGTCCAACAAGTACGAGATCGAAAAGTCAGTGGTGGACGCGGACCTGGTGATCGGTTCCGTCCTGATCCCCGGCGCCAAGGCCCCCAAGCTGGTCAGCAACGAACTCGTGGCCCGCATGAAGCCCGGCTCCGTGCTCGTGGATATCGCCGTGGACCAGGGCGGCTGCTTCGAGGACACCCACCCCACCACGCACCAGGAACCGACGTACAAGGTCCACAACACGATCTTCTACTGCGTGGCCAACATGCCGGGCGCCGTACCCAACACGTCCACCTACGCGCTGACCAACGTCACCCTGCGCTACGCCGTGGCCCTGGCCAACCTGGGCGTCCGGGCCGCCTTCGACCGCGACCCGGCCCTCGCCGCCGGCCTCAACATCGCCGCCGGCCACGTGGCACACCACTCCGTCTCCGAGGCGCACAACCTGCCCCTCGTGGCGGACTGGCACGAGCTGGTTTCCGCCTAG
- a CDS encoding CdaR family transcriptional regulator: MQQDVEQLVEQVAQKLGRGLSLEDLDGLLLAYSSNQSHADRVRVNFLLSKRVPADVSAWQLSHGIATAVRPVAIPANQELGMLGRVCVPLMVRGFRVGYLWVQQDSAEESPKAILSQLPLVTPEIELLSGLLLDSNTAESEFRRGREREFLAACSGEANAVAAVAGWKEIQGKGPWQMVTVLDADGWAGGPDPIASTLIHRSAALQATVGVDVALFSAGTETHSVVLFRESVGRANHAQVLVHYQLELAKRSGRPVHRIILGISEGFAKPRELAEAYRQSRLAAQAAAVDPQLGELVDCRATGVYQLLASAGGGAGAWADSGSVYVRMLEDHDRNDELLPVLELIYDNDGSVQDVATKLHLHRSSIYNRLGRIRQLLGVDPLKGMPRLELHAALKMRRWAARPRI, from the coding sequence ATGCAGCAGGACGTGGAACAACTGGTGGAGCAGGTGGCGCAGAAGCTTGGCCGGGGACTGTCGCTGGAGGACCTGGACGGACTGCTGCTCGCTTACAGCTCCAACCAGTCCCACGCGGACAGGGTCCGGGTGAACTTCCTGTTGAGCAAGCGGGTCCCGGCCGATGTCAGCGCCTGGCAGCTTTCCCACGGCATCGCCACGGCGGTCCGCCCGGTGGCGATTCCCGCCAACCAGGAGCTGGGGATGCTGGGCCGGGTGTGTGTCCCGTTGATGGTGCGCGGTTTCCGCGTCGGCTACCTCTGGGTGCAGCAGGACTCGGCAGAGGAAAGTCCGAAGGCGATCCTCTCCCAGTTGCCGCTCGTGACCCCGGAGATCGAGCTGCTTTCCGGCCTGCTGCTGGACTCCAACACCGCCGAGTCCGAGTTCCGGCGGGGCCGCGAACGCGAGTTCCTGGCCGCCTGTTCCGGCGAGGCCAACGCGGTGGCCGCCGTGGCGGGCTGGAAGGAAATCCAGGGCAAGGGGCCGTGGCAGATGGTCACTGTGCTCGACGCCGATGGCTGGGCCGGCGGCCCGGATCCCATAGCTTCCACGCTGATCCACCGCTCAGCCGCCCTGCAGGCCACGGTGGGGGTGGACGTGGCGCTGTTCAGTGCCGGCACGGAAACCCATTCGGTGGTGCTGTTCCGTGAGTCGGTAGGCCGGGCCAACCATGCCCAGGTGCTGGTCCACTACCAGCTGGAGCTGGCCAAACGTTCGGGCCGACCGGTGCACCGCATCATCCTTGGCATCAGCGAGGGTTTCGCCAAGCCACGCGAGCTAGCCGAGGCATACCGGCAGTCCCGGCTGGCGGCGCAGGCGGCGGCTGTGGACCCCCAGCTGGGCGAACTGGTGGACTGCCGTGCCACCGGGGTGTACCAGCTGCTGGCCTCGGCGGGCGGGGGAGCCGGTGCCTGGGCTGACTCGGGGTCCGTTTATGTGCGGATGCTGGAGGACCACGACCGCAACGATGAACTTCTCCCCGTACTTGAGCTCATTTATGACAACGACGGCTCAGTCCAGGACGTGGCCACCAAACTCCACCTGCACCGCAGCAGCATCTACAACCGGCTGGGCCGCATCCGGCAGCTCCTGGGCGTGGACCCGCTGAAGGGGATGCCGCGGCTGGAACTCCATGCGGCACTGAAAATGCGGCGCTGGGCGGCGCGCCCGCGGATTTAG
- a CDS encoding Gfo/Idh/MocA family oxidoreductase has protein sequence MTGTEAERTIRTAVVGYGLSGSVFHAPLIAADPRYSLDVIATSDAGRQAAATQRYPGAKTVPDGVAVLALAGDLDLVVLGTPPATHFPLAKAALEAGVDVVVDKPFAVSSAEGQELIALAERLGRVLSVFQNRRWDGDFLTVQKLLAGEALGSVTRFESSFERWSPDISKAWKASATAADGGGVLFDLGTHLIDQTLLLFGPAAVAHAELQARRPHEKVDDDVFLVLNHESGVTSHLSMNMLCAQQGPRFRILGSTGAFTKHGIDPQEPYIVAGGSPLDTEYGVEEPEWAGALGRDGHLDPLPTERGAYPEFYRLLAAKIDDGGASSNLPLPVDPADAVEVLKIIESARAYGTAAY, from the coding sequence ATGACCGGGACTGAAGCTGAACGCACTATCCGCACCGCCGTCGTCGGCTATGGACTCTCAGGGAGCGTTTTCCACGCGCCGCTCATCGCGGCGGATCCCCGCTACTCGCTGGACGTTATCGCCACGTCCGACGCCGGCCGGCAGGCTGCCGCGACACAGCGGTACCCCGGCGCCAAGACAGTGCCCGACGGCGTTGCTGTCCTTGCGCTCGCCGGTGACCTTGATCTTGTGGTGCTGGGGACCCCACCGGCCACTCACTTTCCGCTGGCGAAGGCCGCCCTGGAGGCCGGGGTCGACGTCGTCGTCGACAAGCCGTTCGCCGTCAGCAGCGCCGAGGGGCAGGAGCTGATCGCCCTCGCGGAGCGGCTGGGCCGCGTGCTGTCGGTTTTCCAGAACCGGCGCTGGGACGGCGATTTCCTGACCGTGCAGAAGTTGCTGGCCGGCGAAGCGCTGGGCAGCGTGACCCGCTTTGAGTCCAGCTTCGAGCGCTGGTCCCCGGACATCTCGAAGGCGTGGAAAGCCAGCGCCACGGCGGCGGACGGCGGCGGCGTGCTGTTCGACCTGGGCACCCACCTTATCGACCAGACGCTTTTGCTTTTCGGTCCAGCCGCCGTGGCCCACGCGGAACTGCAGGCGCGGCGTCCGCACGAGAAGGTGGACGATGACGTTTTCCTGGTGCTCAACCACGAGTCCGGGGTGACCAGCCACCTGAGCATGAACATGCTTTGCGCCCAGCAGGGCCCGCGCTTCCGCATTCTCGGATCCACTGGCGCGTTCACCAAGCACGGGATCGACCCGCAGGAACCGTACATCGTTGCCGGCGGCAGCCCGCTGGACACTGAATACGGCGTTGAGGAGCCGGAATGGGCAGGAGCCCTGGGCCGCGACGGCCACCTCGATCCTCTGCCCACGGAACGAGGTGCCTACCCCGAGTTCTACCGGCTCCTGGCAGCCAAGATCGACGACGGCGGCGCCTCCTCCAACCTGCCCCTCCCGGTAGACCCGGCAGACGCCGTCGAGGTGCTGAAGATTATCGAATCAGCCCGGGCTTACGGAACCGCCGCCTATTGA
- a CDS encoding HPr family phosphocarrier protein, which yields MPERIATIASRSGLHARPAALFAEAAGDVGVEVTIAMQGDPEDDALDASSILSLMTLGAAKGDVVVLRAEGDGADAALDSLVKLLETDLDAE from the coding sequence ATGCCCGAACGCATCGCCACCATCGCCAGCCGCTCCGGCCTGCACGCGCGCCCCGCCGCGCTGTTTGCGGAAGCCGCCGGAGACGTGGGAGTTGAGGTCACCATTGCCATGCAGGGCGACCCGGAGGACGACGCACTGGACGCTTCGAGCATCCTGTCGCTGATGACCTTGGGCGCCGCCAAGGGCGATGTTGTGGTGCTCCGGGCTGAAGGTGACGGCGCCGACGCGGCACTGGATTCGCTGGTCAAGCTCCTGGAAACGGACCTCGACGCCGAATAG
- a CDS encoding helix-turn-helix domain-containing protein — MALIAPRVTAGLPADDARNLARSLRDSNDITVFVDGTVHRLTPQARDAVVDLLARLGRGEAVTVSSVEEMLTTSQAAELAGISHTYLRNLTDRGEIPVEYRGTHRRIRLAAIMAWLDRQKKPDGPEQAEQA; from the coding sequence ATGGCACTGATAGCTCCACGCGTCACGGCCGGCCTGCCCGCCGACGACGCCCGGAACCTCGCGCGTTCCCTCCGGGACAGCAACGACATCACCGTGTTCGTGGACGGCACGGTCCACCGCCTGACGCCCCAGGCGAGGGACGCCGTCGTGGACCTGCTCGCTCGGCTGGGCCGCGGCGAAGCGGTGACCGTCAGCAGCGTGGAAGAAATGCTCACCACCTCCCAGGCGGCCGAACTCGCCGGGATTTCCCACACGTACCTGCGCAACTTGACCGATCGCGGCGAGATCCCCGTGGAATACCGCGGCACGCACCGCCGGATCAGGCTGGCCGCCATCATGGCCTGGCTGGACCGGCAGAAGAAGCCTGACGGGCCAGAGCAGGCAGAGCAGGCCTAG
- a CDS encoding ABC transporter family substrate-binding protein translates to MRNLTKIGGAAAIAAALALTACGGGGTPTGPETAKGQGTGSDLAKLISINEKPAADLEPGGKVTLPLGSIGPDFNGFSNNGNSSDNSAMMAPINPVAVNSGGIGGCWKVDFVGKATPNKDFCESVESKVVDGKQTVTIKVNDKATYNDGTPIDIKAFQNTWNILKSPDAGYDIVSSGAYEFVESVEAGSSDKEIIVKTTQPVYPVDSLFFGLIHPAVNTPAIFNEGFVGEMHPEWMAGPFKVDQYDAAAKTVTMVPNDNWWGTKPVLESVVFRQLETSAQIAAFKNGEIDAMSANTIALYKQLEGTKDSEVRRGQRLFAGGMNINAQKITDVAVREAIFAAVDREALRKVRFNGLNWEEPSSGSMMVLPFSDYYQDNYPVKETGADVAKKVLTDAGYAPNAAGIMEKDGKPAAFKISNFGDDPTTLAFTQTLQKQLQAGGMDVGIDQRASADFGKVIGGRDFDMSVSGYTVGPDATDAVKQYYDSTVNENGLGDAELDKKIADLASIEDNAERNKAAMEVEKEHMAKYFSMGVVMNGPQISFVRTGLANYGPSLFQSLSQVPDWSTLGWIKK, encoded by the coding sequence ATGAGGAATCTGACCAAGATCGGCGGCGCAGCGGCCATTGCCGCAGCCCTGGCGCTGACGGCCTGCGGCGGTGGCGGAACACCCACCGGACCGGAAACCGCCAAGGGGCAGGGAACGGGCAGTGACCTGGCCAAGCTCATCAGCATCAACGAGAAGCCGGCCGCTGATCTTGAGCCTGGTGGCAAGGTCACCCTGCCGCTGGGCAGCATCGGGCCGGATTTCAACGGGTTCTCCAACAACGGCAACAGCTCGGACAACTCCGCGATGATGGCCCCGATCAACCCGGTGGCCGTGAACAGTGGCGGCATCGGCGGTTGCTGGAAGGTCGACTTCGTCGGCAAGGCAACGCCTAACAAGGACTTCTGCGAGTCGGTGGAGAGCAAGGTTGTGGACGGCAAGCAGACCGTCACCATCAAGGTCAATGACAAGGCCACGTACAACGACGGCACCCCGATCGACATCAAGGCCTTCCAGAACACCTGGAACATCCTGAAGAGCCCGGATGCCGGCTACGACATTGTGAGCTCGGGGGCCTATGAATTCGTTGAGTCCGTCGAGGCTGGCAGCAGCGACAAAGAAATCATCGTCAAGACCACCCAGCCGGTTTACCCCGTGGATTCGCTCTTCTTCGGCCTGATCCACCCGGCCGTGAACACGCCTGCGATCTTCAACGAAGGCTTCGTGGGCGAAATGCATCCGGAATGGATGGCCGGCCCCTTCAAGGTGGACCAGTACGACGCCGCAGCCAAAACCGTCACCATGGTCCCCAACGACAACTGGTGGGGCACCAAGCCGGTCCTGGAAAGCGTCGTCTTCCGCCAGCTGGAAACCAGCGCACAGATCGCTGCTTTCAAGAATGGCGAGATCGATGCCATGTCCGCCAACACCATCGCCCTGTACAAGCAGCTTGAGGGCACCAAGGACTCCGAGGTCCGCCGTGGCCAGCGCCTCTTCGCCGGTGGCATGAACATCAACGCCCAGAAGATCACCGACGTCGCCGTCCGCGAGGCCATCTTCGCCGCTGTTGACCGCGAAGCCCTCCGCAAGGTCCGCTTCAATGGCCTGAACTGGGAAGAGCCCAGCTCCGGTTCCATGATGGTCCTGCCGTTCTCGGACTACTACCAGGACAACTACCCGGTGAAGGAAACCGGCGCGGACGTTGCCAAGAAGGTCCTGACCGACGCCGGCTACGCGCCCAACGCCGCCGGAATCATGGAGAAGGACGGCAAGCCCGCCGCCTTCAAGATCAGCAACTTTGGTGACGACCCCACCACCCTCGCCTTCACCCAGACCCTGCAGAAGCAGCTCCAGGCCGGCGGCATGGATGTTGGTATTGACCAGCGTGCCTCCGCCGACTTCGGCAAGGTCATCGGCGGCCGCGACTTCGACATGAGCGTCTCCGGCTACACCGTTGGCCCGGATGCCACCGATGCCGTCAAGCAGTACTACGACTCCACGGTCAACGAAAACGGTCTTGGCGATGCCGAGCTGGACAAGAAGATCGCCGATCTCGCCTCCATCGAGGACAACGCCGAGCGCAACAAGGCAGCCATGGAGGTTGAAAAGGAGCACATGGCCAAGTACTTCTCCATGGGTGTTGTGATGAACGGCCCGCAGATCTCCTTCGTCCGCACCGGCCTGGCCAACTACGGCCCGTCCCTGTTCCAGAGCCTCTCGCAGGTTCCGGACTGGTCCACCCTGGGCTGGATCAAGAAGTAA